The sequence below is a genomic window from Ciceribacter thiooxidans.
CGCGTCCTGCAATGGACACTCGTCGCCGTCCTCGCGGTGCTTTCGGTCTATCTCGTCTCCCGCCTTGCCGCTCCCTATCTCGTGTCAAGCAGCCTCGTTCGCTCGGCGATGGAACGAGCCGTGGCGGAATGGACCGGGCACACCGTCCGGATCGACGGGACGCCTGAAATCTCTTTCTTCCCGGAGCCGCGGATCACCCTCAACGGCGTGCGGATCAGCAAGCCGACAGCCGACGGGGACAAGGTGCTGGCAGAAATCGAACGGCTCTCAGCCTCGTTCGGGCTGCTCGACGCGGTCGGTGGCGCACCGGAATTTCGCGAGTTTCGCCTGGTGCGGCCCCATGTCTTCGTCGAGCGCGACGCGCAAGGACGGCTCGACTGGGCGAGCGAGGGACGCCTGAGCAGGGCGGTGAAGAGCGTTCGTCCGCGCGAAGGCGGACACCAGACGCTGGAGGCAGCCGCCGACGCCGAGGTCGGCTCGGTGACGGTCGAGGAAGGCAGCATCGCGATCCACGATCAGGCATCGCGGCGAACCTTCGTCATCGACGGCATTCTGGCCGACGTCTCCTGGCCGCGGCTTTCCTCCACACTCACCGCCTATGCAACGCTCCGGATCGGGGGGCGAGAGGCCCGGCTGGATCTCTCGACGCCGCAACCGCTGCTGTTCTTCGGCGGACGTGAGGCATCGATCGGGCTCGCCTGGAGTTCGCCGATCCTGACCGCGTCGTTCGACGGGCGCGCGAGCATCGCAGGGGACGACCTGGTCTCCGGCACACTGAAAGCCAACGTCGCGGACGTCAAATCCCTCGCAGCCCTGAGCGGTACGCACCTGCCGGGCATAGAGACTGCCCGCACCGCCAGCGTGTCCGCCGAGCTCTTAAAGGCGGGTCGCGACCTGCGGTTCGACCAGTTGGACCTCACGGTCGACGACGCGCATGCGACCGGCATTCTCGAACTGTCGCCACCGGAGCGCGGGCGGCGCCGGCTTTCCGGCACGCTCGCCTTCGACCGTATAGACGTCACCCGACTGCTCGACGCCTTTTCCCAGAAAGACGGCTCTGGCGAGCCCCCCGTGCGCCAGCTCGATTTCGATCTTTCGCTCTCGGCAGGCGAAGCACAGCTTGCGTCCTTCACGATCGAGAACATCGCTGCGAGCCTGCTCGCAACACGCGACAAGATTCAGTTCGACATTGCCGACGGGACGTTTGCGAGCGGCCGGCTGCAGGTACGGCTCGACGGTATCGGCCCGAGTTTTGCGGGCGGCGGCGCATTACAGCTCTCGCTCGCCGATGCCGACTTGCCGGATCTTGGCGGACGACTCGCGCTCAAGGGCCCGCTGCCGAGCGGTCGAGGATCGCTGGACCTCGCCCTCAAGGCGGACCGGCCCATATGGGCGGCTGGCCCCGCCGCCATCAACGGCACGATGCGTTTCGCGGCCAGCGCCGGCGCCCTGCGGGGTGTCGATCCCGTGGCACTGCGTCGCCTCGCAGGAGAAAAGCCTTTCTTCCATCTCAGCGAAGCGCGCGGCGCCGACCTGCCCTTCGACACACTCGTTTTCGCAGCTCACCTCTCCGCAGGATCAGCGACGATCGACGAGGCACGGCTCGAAGGATCTTCGGCAGGCCTGCAGCTTTCCGGCATCATTCCCTATGCGAGTCAGGCGCTCGCACTTTCGGCCGTTCTCTCGTCGCCGTCCGCCACCGGGGAAGCCGCTGCACCACCGCTTCGCTTCTTCATCGGCGGCTCCTGGCCGGATCCCGTACTGTCACCGGCGCCTTGAGAAATTCCGTCACGCCTGGGTCGCGGCGACGTGCTCATCGCGCAGGCGCTGCAATTCGCGCTGCTTGGTCGTGATCGAGGCGATGATGACACCGATGGTCACGATGCCGATGAGGATGGTGCAGACGGCGTTGATCTCCGGCGTAACCCCCAGTCGGACCTGCGAATAGATCTTGATCGGCAGGGTCGTCGCTCCGGGACCGGTGGTGAAACTCGAGATGACCAGATCGTCGAGCGACAGCGTGAAGGCGAGCATCCAGCCGGAGACGACGGCCGGCATGATGAGCGGCAGCGTGATCCTGAAGAAGGTCCGGACCGGCGGGCAGCCGAGATCGAGCGCGGCTTCCTCCAGACTGCGGTCGAAAGTCAGCAGCCGCGACTGCACGACGATCGCCACGTAGCACATCGTGAAGGTGACGTGGGCGAGCGTCAACGTCAGCATGCCGCGATCGAGGCCGACCGCGACGAACAGCAGAAGCAGCGACAAGCCGGTGATGACCTCCGGCATGACGAGCGGCGCGTAGACCATGCCGGAAAACAGTATCCGCCCCGGAAACCGGCCGTAGCGCACCAGCGCCAGCGCTGCCAGCGTTCCAAGGACCGTGCCTGACGTAGCGCTGATCAGGCCGACACGGATCGTCACCCAGGCGGCATCGAGGAGGCCCTGGTTCTGCCAGAGCGCACCATACCATTTGAGCGAAAAACCGCCCCACACGGTGACGAGTTTCGATTCGTTGAAGGAATAGATGACGAGGATGACGATCGGGAGATAGAGGAAAGCGAACCCGATGGTGAGGACGGTGGCGTCGAACTTGCCCGGTTTCATGGCGTCACCTCACACCTTCTGCTGCTGGTTCTGGAAGATCATGATCGGGATGACCAGCAGCAGAAGCAGCACCACGGCGACCGCGGAGGCGAGCGGCCAGTCGCGGTTGCCGAAGAACTCCGTCCAGAGTGTCTTGCCGATCATCAAGGTGTTCGGGCCGCCGAGCAGATCGGGGATGACGAACTCGCCGGTGATCGGGATGAAGCAGATCATGGAACCGGCGATCACGCCGGGGATCGACAGCGGGAAGGTGATGCGCCAGAAGGCCTTCCACGGCGGGCAACCGAGGTCGCTCGCCGCCTCCAGCAGCGTGCCGTCGAGCTTTTCGAGCGCCGAATAGAGCGGCAGTACCATGAAGGGCAGATAGGAATAGACGATGCCTATGAAGATCGCCGTTTCGGTGCGGAAGATCTGCACCTGCTGATCCGGTCCGTAGATGTGCAAAGCCTGCAGCACGAGCGTCAGAAGCCCCTCCGGCTTGAGAATGCCGATCCAGGCGTAGACGCGGATCAGGAACGAGGTCCAGAAAGGCAGGATGACCAGCATCAGCAGCGTCGGGCGGATGGTCACCGACGCCCGTGCCATGCCGAGCGCGATCGGATACCCGATCAGCAGAAGAAGAAAGGTGGAAATCACCGCGATACGCAGCGACGACAGGTAAGCACTGTAATACAGCGGGTCTTCAGTCAGAAAGAGATAGTTTTCGAGATCGAGCTGGGAGACGAAGCCGCGAAGCGCGGAAAAGCCCTCGAATACGGGGAGGTAAGGCGGCATCGCGATCGCGGTGTCGGAAAGAGAAATCTTCACGACGATCAAGAAGGGCGCAAGAAAGAAAAGCGCCATCCACGCATAGGGAACGAGAACGACGAGCCAGCGCGCCGGGCTTGCCTTGGGGAGCGATATCTCTCCTTCCATCATCCCCTCCTCAGCGCGTCAGCACGAGACCGGCATCGGCCGGCCAGGTCAGCCATACCATGTCGCCGTAAGTGATTGGCCGATCGACGAGACGGGAAATGTTCGCCTGCGCCGCGCGGAAGGTGCGGCCGTCCTCCAGCTTGACGACGAAGACCGAAAAGTCACCGAGGTAGCCGATGTCCCAGACCTCGCCATAGAGGGCGTTGGTCGCGGTTTCCGCTGGCTTGTCCAGCGAGATGCGCACCTTTTCGGGGCGGACCGCGAAAGCGACGCTCGCGCCGGGGGCCACGTCGCATTGCTGCTCGACCGCCGCGGTGAAGCTTCCGCAAGACACCCTGACCATTTCGCTGCCGTTGCGACCGTCATTTGCCCGGCCCTCGAAGGTGCCTTCGACGATATTGATGTCGCCGATGAAATCCGCGACGTAGCGGCTGTTCGGTGCCTCGTAGATCTCCGCCGGCGTCGCCACCTGCACGATGACGCCCTTGTCCATGACGGCGATCCGGTCGGAAACCGTCATCGCCTCTTCCTGGTCGTGGGTAACGATCAGGAAGGTAAGGCCGAGCGTCGTCTGGATGTCGATCAATTCGAACTGCGTCTCCTCCCGCAACTTGCGATCAAGGGCGCCGAGCGGCTCGTCGAGCAACAATACCTTCGGGCGCTTGGCGAGAGAACGGGCAAGCGCCACGCGCTGACGCTGGCCACCTGAAAGCTGGTTCGGCTTGCGCTTGGCGAACTGCTCGAGCTTGACGAGCTTCAGCATCTCCTGGACGCGCGCGTCGATCTCGCCTTTCGGCAGCTTGTCCTGCTCGAGGCCGAAGGCGATGTTCTTCTCGACGGTCATGTGCGGGAAGAGCGCGTAGGACTGGAACATCATGTTGGTCGGCCGCCGATAGGGCGGCACGCCGGAAATGTCCTTGCCCTGCAGCAGGATGCGCCCCTCGGTGGGTTCTTCAAAGCCCGCCAGCATGCGCATTAGTGTGGTCTTGCCGCAACCGGACGGTCCGAGCAACGAGAAGAATTCCCGCTCATAAATGTCGAGGCTGAGATTGCTGACCGCCGTGAAGTCACCGAAGCGCTTGGTGACGTTCTCGAAGCGGATGAAGGGTACCGCCCCCGGATCGGTCCATGGTGAGAATTTTCGCTTTACCGGTCCCAGAGACTTCGCCATAGCCCGACCCAAATTCCTGAATGTAAAAGATTATTCCGTCAAAACGACACCGGGCGCGTCGATGCGCGCCCGGTCAATTCGCCTGCGGGTCAGTTGCCCGTTTTTATCTGTGTCCAGACACGGTTGAGGACACGCTGTTCCTTCGGGCCATAGGGAGAGATGGTGAAGAGCTTCTTCATCGTCTCCGGATCGGGATAGACGGAGGGGTTCTTGAAGACGCTCTCATCGAGCAGCGACTGCGAGGCGAGGTTGCCGTTCGCATACTGGACGTAGTTGGAAGCCTTGGCGATGACGTCGGGCTTCATCAGGAAGTTGATGAATTCGTGGGCTTCTTCGACGTTCTTGGCGTCCGCCGGGATCGCCAGGTTGTCGAACCACATATAGGTGCCTTCCTTCGGAATGACATATTCAATGTGGACGCCATTATTGGCTTCTTCGGCGCGGGCCTTGGCCTGCAGCACGTCGCCGGACCAGCCGATGGTCATGCAGATGTCGCCGTTGGCGAGGTCGTCGATGTAGGCCGACGAGTTGAAGGTCTTCACCGACGGACGGAT
It includes:
- a CDS encoding AsmA family protein yields the protein MRRKRSRQKRKAERVLQWTLVAVLAVLSVYLVSRLAAPYLVSSSLVRSAMERAVAEWTGHTVRIDGTPEISFFPEPRITLNGVRISKPTADGDKVLAEIERLSASFGLLDAVGGAPEFREFRLVRPHVFVERDAQGRLDWASEGRLSRAVKSVRPREGGHQTLEAAADAEVGSVTVEEGSIAIHDQASRRTFVIDGILADVSWPRLSSTLTAYATLRIGGREARLDLSTPQPLLFFGGREASIGLAWSSPILTASFDGRASIAGDDLVSGTLKANVADVKSLAALSGTHLPGIETARTASVSAELLKAGRDLRFDQLDLTVDDAHATGILELSPPERGRRRLSGTLAFDRIDVTRLLDAFSQKDGSGEPPVRQLDFDLSLSAGEAQLASFTIENIAASLLATRDKIQFDIADGTFASGRLQVRLDGIGPSFAGGGALQLSLADADLPDLGGRLALKGPLPSGRGSLDLALKADRPIWAAGPAAINGTMRFAASAGALRGVDPVALRRLAGEKPFFHLSEARGADLPFDTLVFAAHLSAGSATIDEARLEGSSAGLQLSGIIPYASQALALSAVLSSPSATGEAAAPPLRFFIGGSWPDPVLSPAP
- a CDS encoding ABC transporter permease — translated: MKPGKFDATVLTIGFAFLYLPIVILVIYSFNESKLVTVWGGFSLKWYGALWQNQGLLDAAWVTIRVGLISATSGTVLGTLAALALVRYGRFPGRILFSGMVYAPLVMPEVITGLSLLLLFVAVGLDRGMLTLTLAHVTFTMCYVAIVVQSRLLTFDRSLEEAALDLGCPPVRTFFRITLPLIMPAVVSGWMLAFTLSLDDLVISSFTTGPGATTLPIKIYSQVRLGVTPEINAVCTILIGIVTIGVIIASITTKQRELQRLRDEHVAATQA
- a CDS encoding ABC transporter permease subunit — translated: MEGEISLPKASPARWLVVLVPYAWMALFFLAPFLIVVKISLSDTAIAMPPYLPVFEGFSALRGFVSQLDLENYLFLTEDPLYYSAYLSSLRIAVISTFLLLLIGYPIALGMARASVTIRPTLLMLVILPFWTSFLIRVYAWIGILKPEGLLTLVLQALHIYGPDQQVQIFRTETAIFIGIVYSYLPFMVLPLYSALEKLDGTLLEAASDLGCPPWKAFWRITFPLSIPGVIAGSMICFIPITGEFVIPDLLGGPNTLMIGKTLWTEFFGNRDWPLASAVAVVLLLLLVIPIMIFQNQQQKV
- a CDS encoding ABC transporter ATP-binding protein, yielding MAKSLGPVKRKFSPWTDPGAVPFIRFENVTKRFGDFTAVSNLSLDIYEREFFSLLGPSGCGKTTLMRMLAGFEEPTEGRILLQGKDISGVPPYRRPTNMMFQSYALFPHMTVEKNIAFGLEQDKLPKGEIDARVQEMLKLVKLEQFAKRKPNQLSGGQRQRVALARSLAKRPKVLLLDEPLGALDRKLREETQFELIDIQTTLGLTFLIVTHDQEEAMTVSDRIAVMDKGVIVQVATPAEIYEAPNSRYVADFIGDINIVEGTFEGRANDGRNGSEMVRVSCGSFTAAVEQQCDVAPGASVAFAVRPEKVRISLDKPAETATNALYGEVWDIGYLGDFSVFVVKLEDGRTFRAAQANISRLVDRPITYGDMVWLTWPADAGLVLTR